One genomic window of Saccopteryx bilineata isolate mSacBil1 chromosome 4, mSacBil1_pri_phased_curated, whole genome shotgun sequence includes the following:
- the TMX1 gene encoding thioredoxin-related transmembrane protein 1, protein MAIPGSLVVPVTVLMLLLCGAPWTHGRRSDVRVITDENWKELLEGEWMIEFYAPWCPACQNLQPEWESFAEWGEDLEINVAKVDVTEQPGLSGRFIITALPTIYHCKGGEFRRYQGPRTKKDFINFISEKEWKSIEPVSSWFGPGSILMSSMSALFQLSMWIRTCHNYFIEDLGLPVWGSYAVFAVATLLSGLLLGLWMIFVADFLCPSKRRRAQPYPSKKLSESCQPLKKMEEEQEADDEDASEEEAEGKGRNKVFPQNALRQRPVGPSLATDKS, encoded by the exons ATGGCTATCCCTGGGAGTCTCGTAGTTCCGGTGACAGTCCTGATGCTGTTGCTTTGCGGGGCTCCCTGGACCCACGGGCGGCGGAGCGACGTGCGCGTCATCACGGACGAGAACTGGAAAGAATTGCTGGAAGGAGAGTGGATGATAGAATT TTATGCTCCGTGGTGTCCTGCTTGTCAGAATCTTCAACCCGAATGGGAAAGTTTTGCTGAATGGGGAGAAGATCTTGAGATTAATGTTGCAAAAGTAGATGTTACAGAGCAGCCAG GACTGAGTGGGCGATTTATCATAACCGCTCTTCCTACTATTTATCA TTGTAAAGGTGGTGAATTTAGGCGTTATCAGGGCCCAAGGACTAAGAAggattttataaactttataagtGAAAAAGAGTGGAAAAGCATTGAACCTGTTTCCTCATGGTTTGGTCCAGGTTCCATTCT GATGAGTAGTATGTCAGCACTCTTTCAGCTCTCTATGTGGATCAGG acTTGCCATAACTATTTTATTGAGGACCTTGGATTGCCAGTCTGGGGATCATATGCAGTTTTTGCTGTAGCAACTCTGCTTTCAGGACTATTATTAGGACTT TGGATGATATTTGTGGCAGATTTCCTTTGTCCTTCAAAAAGGCGCAGAGCACAGCCATACCCTTCca aaaaattatcagAATCTTGTCAACCTTTGAAAAAAATGGAGGAGGAACAAGAGGCTGATGACGAAGATGCTTCAGAAGAGGAAGCTGAAGGTAAAGGAAGAAACAAAGTCTTTCCACAGAATGCCCTCAGACAGCGTCCTGTGGGTCCTTCATTGGCCACAGATAAATCCTAG